One genomic region from Bacillus aquiflavi encodes:
- the nhaC gene encoding Na+/H+ antiporter NhaC, which yields MKESSEKKIPFIIAMLPLTAMMIVMAITIIEFEGSPHIPLIFGTIVCAIVASQFGFKWKEIEAGVYKGIQLALPAIMIIIMVGLTIGAWIGGGIVATMIYYGLKLITPSMFLVSISTICAIVTLAIGSSWSTMGTIGVAGMGIGISMGIPAPMVAGAIISGAYFGDKMSPLSDTTNLAAGITETDLFEHIRHMFYTTIPALFLALTAYFFMGRQFRTTELNNENIQTIMNVLNENFVISPWLLFVPLIVIFLVAKKVPALPALAAGILLGWLSHIIVQGGQIGIAVNTLQEGFSIETGNELVDDLFNRGGIDDMMYTVSLTIVAMAFGGVMEHTGMLEAIVKQILKLARSAKSLVVATVFTSFFTNIAAAEQYISILLPGRMYHQAYKKKRLQSKNLSRALEDGGTVTSSLVPWNTCAVFIMSTLAVHPFEYAPYAIFNLSVPLIAILLASFGFKMPYMSEKEMKEIEESQTSSKISG from the coding sequence ATGAAGGAGAGTTCAGAAAAAAAGATACCGTTTATTATAGCGATGCTGCCTTTAACAGCGATGATGATTGTCATGGCGATCACAATTATTGAATTTGAAGGAAGCCCGCACATACCGTTAATTTTTGGAACTATTGTGTGTGCAATAGTCGCATCCCAGTTTGGATTTAAGTGGAAAGAGATTGAAGCAGGGGTATATAAAGGAATTCAACTGGCGTTACCTGCTATTATGATTATTATTATGGTCGGATTGACGATCGGAGCTTGGATTGGTGGAGGAATCGTTGCAACAATGATTTATTACGGACTAAAATTAATCACACCATCAATGTTTCTCGTTTCGATTTCAACTATTTGTGCGATTGTTACATTAGCAATCGGCAGTTCGTGGTCAACGATGGGAACGATTGGTGTTGCTGGCATGGGCATTGGGATAAGTATGGGTATTCCTGCACCAATGGTAGCTGGAGCTATCATTTCAGGCGCCTATTTTGGTGATAAAATGTCACCACTTTCAGATACAACTAATTTAGCAGCTGGCATAACTGAAACTGATTTATTTGAGCATATTCGCCATATGTTTTATACTACAATTCCTGCATTATTCCTTGCATTAACAGCTTATTTTTTTATGGGAAGACAATTTCGGACAACTGAATTAAATAATGAAAATATTCAAACGATCATGAATGTACTCAATGAAAACTTTGTTATATCTCCATGGCTGCTATTCGTTCCTTTGATTGTGATCTTTTTAGTTGCAAAAAAAGTTCCGGCTCTTCCAGCACTTGCAGCTGGTATATTGTTAGGGTGGTTATCGCATATAATCGTTCAAGGTGGACAAATTGGAATTGCGGTTAATACATTACAAGAAGGTTTTTCGATTGAAACTGGAAATGAATTAGTCGATGATCTTTTCAATCGTGGCGGGATTGATGATATGATGTATACTGTCTCTTTAACAATTGTTGCGATGGCATTTGGCGGGGTCATGGAGCATACAGGGATGCTGGAAGCTATTGTTAAACAAATATTAAAGTTAGCTCGTTCAGCTAAAAGTCTTGTTGTTGCAACTGTCTTTACAAGTTTTTTTACAAATATTGCAGCAGCAGAACAATACATTTCAATCCTGCTCCCGGGAAGAATGTATCATCAAGCTTATAAGAAAAAGAGACTCCAATCAAAAAACCTCTCACGGGCTTTAGAAGATGGGGGAACAGTTACTTCATCACTTGTACCTTGGAATACATGTGCTGTTTTTATTATGTCTACATTGGCAGTACACCCGTTTGAATATGCCCCATATGCCATTTTTAATTTATCTGTTCCATTGATTGCAATTTTGTTAGCTTCTTTTGGATTTAAGATGCCGTATATGAGTGAGAAAGAAATGAAGGAGATTGAAGAGAGTCAAACTTCTTCAAAAATTTCTGGATAA
- the yugI gene encoding S1 domain-containing post-transcriptional regulator GSP13: MGQRITTGSILTGKVTGIQPYGAFVSLNDSIQGLVHISEITHGYVKDINDHVKIGDEVTVKVLSVDEEGGKVSLSIRATEGVPSKKIAAKVKKAETNNEQGFNTLKEKLQEWIEQSESEGLMNK; the protein is encoded by the coding sequence ATGGGTCAAAGAATTACAACCGGAAGTATATTAACAGGAAAAGTTACCGGTATTCAGCCGTACGGAGCATTCGTTTCGTTAAACGACTCTATACAGGGATTAGTTCATATATCTGAAATTACACACGGATATGTAAAAGATATTAATGATCATGTGAAAATAGGAGACGAAGTAACGGTAAAAGTGTTATCCGTTGACGAGGAAGGCGGAAAGGTCAGTTTATCGATTCGGGCAACTGAGGGTGTACCTTCAAAAAAAATTGCAGCAAAAGTAAAGAAAGCTGAAACTAACAATGAACAAGGTTTTAACACTTTAAAAGAAAAGCTGCAGGAATGGATTGAGCAATCTGAAAGTGAAGGTTTAATGAATAAATAA
- a CDS encoding alpha/beta fold hydrolase — protein sequence MGFKKASGNKKLNGIDLYYEFYAHPSSKNTIVLIHGFLSSSFSYRRLIPLLKNDFNVFSIDFPPFGKSGKSLRYTYSYDNIAQTIIHFIKMMGIDKIIIMGHSMGGQISLNIAYKQPTLVEKVILLCSSAYLQRAKRSLIFVSYFPFFYLYIKYWLGKSGEKQNLKNVIYDHTLIDHEMISGYLTPFQKNDIFRALTRMIRHREGDLSSEKLQTIETPCLLIWGEDDKIVPLNVGEKLNKELPNSQIVIFKETGHLLPEERPLDVFRHVLKFVNETN from the coding sequence ATGGGTTTTAAAAAAGCATCTGGAAATAAAAAATTAAATGGCATTGATTTATATTATGAATTTTATGCCCATCCTTCTTCCAAAAATACAATTGTACTTATACACGGTTTTTTATCCTCCTCTTTTAGCTACCGTCGTCTCATCCCTTTATTAAAAAATGATTTTAATGTTTTTTCTATAGATTTCCCTCCTTTCGGAAAAAGCGGAAAGTCTTTGCGTTATACGTACTCATATGATAATATCGCGCAAACAATTATTCATTTTATTAAAATGATGGGAATTGATAAAATCATCATCATGGGCCATTCAATGGGAGGACAAATAAGCTTGAACATTGCTTATAAACAACCAACTTTAGTGGAAAAAGTCATTTTACTATGCAGCTCAGCTTACTTACAGCGGGCTAAACGATCACTAATCTTTGTAAGCTACTTCCCCTTTTTTTATCTTTACATAAAATATTGGCTTGGAAAATCTGGCGAAAAACAAAATCTCAAAAATGTTATATATGACCATACATTAATTGATCATGAAATGATTTCTGGTTATTTAACTCCTTTTCAGAAAAATGATATTTTTCGAGCCTTAACAAGAATGATCCGTCATCGCGAAGGAGACCTATCTTCAGAAAAACTGCAAACAATTGAAACACCTTGTCTGCTCATTTGGGGTGAAGATGATAAAATTGTTCCATTAAATGTTGGAGAAAAATTAAATAAAGAATTACCGAACTCGCAAATAGTTATTTTTAAAGAAACAGGACATCTCCTTCCTGAAGAACGTCCTCTTGATGTTTTTAGACATGTGTTGAAATTTGTTAATGAAACAAATTAA